The following are encoded in a window of Parambassis ranga chromosome 15, fParRan2.1, whole genome shotgun sequence genomic DNA:
- the LOC114447016 gene encoding trace amine-associated receptor 6-like — MFISVPTVALNLLVIISVSHFRRLHTPTNLLLLSLAVSDFTVGLVVLPSEIMKTTACWFLGNFMCSLSKYVNIVTICASVVNMVLISVDRHVAICDPLHYPSRLTLARVKMCISLCWLCVAFYCSIYVKDDLMQNDTHTSCYGECVFVVDYITGMVDFVLVFVASFTIIIVLYMRVFVVAVSQARVMRSHITAVSLQHSGTLTWRKSELKAARTLGILVVVFLMCYCPYYCAYLSGANSPTAVAFLLCLLFSNSCLNPVIYALFYPWFRKSVKHIVTLQILQPGSREASIL; from the exons ATGTTCATATCTGTGCCCACTGTAGCTCTCAACCTGCTTGTGATCATCTCAGTCTCTCACTTCAG GCGGCTCCACACACCcaccaacctcctcctcctctctctggctgtctcagACTTTACTGTGGGCCTTGTGGTTTTGCCGAGTGAAATCATGAAAACTACAGCCTGCTGGTTTCTGGGTAACTTCATGTGTTCACTTTCTAAATATGTCAACATTGTCACTATTTGTGCTTCAGTTGTAAACATGGTCCTGATATCAGTTGATCGTCATGTGGCTATATGTGACCCTCTGCATTATCCAAGCAGACTCACTTTGGCACGAgttaaaatgtgcatttctCTGTGTTGGTTGTGTGTGGCTTTCTACTGTAGTATCTATGTAAAAGATGACTTAatgcaaaatgacacacacacttcctgctatggggagtgtgtgtttgttgttgattaCATTACAGGAATGGTTGACTTTGTTTTAGTCTTTGTAGCTTCATTTACCATCATCATAGTTCTGTACATGAGAGtctttgtggtggctgtgtctcaggctcgtGTCATGCGTTCTCACattacagctgtcagtctgcagcaTTCAGGGACTCTGACATGGAGgaagtctgagctgaaagcagccaggactctGGGTATTCTTGTAGTTGTGTTTCTAATGTGTTACTGCCCATACTATTGTGCATATCTCTCAGGAGCGAACTCTCCCACTGCTGTGGCCTTTCTGCTGTGTCTTCTCTTTTCAAACTCCTGTCTGAACCCTGTGATCTATGCACTGTTCTACCCCTGGTTCAGAAAATCTGTTAAACACATTGTGACTCTACAAATTCTGCAGCCGGGCTCCAGGGAGGCCAGCATACTGTAG